A part of Anolis sagrei isolate rAnoSag1 chromosome 3, rAnoSag1.mat, whole genome shotgun sequence genomic DNA contains:
- the LOC132770049 gene encoding dolichyl-diphosphooligosaccharide--protein glycosyltransferase subunit 4-like yields the protein MVTDMQLAISAYMMVVSLFLLVILSHYIAINNPKKQE from the coding sequence ATGGTGACTGACATGCAGCTGGCCATTTCTGCCTACATGATGGTGGTTTCCCTCTTCTTGCTGGTCATCCTCTCTCACTACATAGCCATCAACAACCCCAAGAAGCAAGAATGA